DNA sequence from the Halonatronomonas betaini genome:
CTAAACGTTCAGTTCCTGAGCCAAAGTCTTGCAATAGATCACTGGAACAGGCCGGGCATTTTTTAGGAACATGAACATGATAATCACAATAATGGCACTGAAGTTTATTAATACCTTTATGATAAGTTAAAGTTATATCACAACTCGGGCATTTAATAGCCTCACCACATTCCTGACATAAAATAAAAGAAGCATAACCTCTCCGGTTTAAAAAAAGCATAACCTGCTCATTATTAGCCAGTCTTTGCTTAATAGAATCAACAAGTTTATTACTCAATAAACCGTAATTACCGGCTTCAATTTCTCCACGCATATCAATCAAATCTATATCAGGCATGGCGCCATCTCCAGCCCTTTCTTTTAAAGTTAAATATTGATACTGTTCCTCCATTGCAAAATAATAACTTTCTAAAGAGGGAGTTGCCGAACCTAAAACTACTGGAATTCCATTTTCTCTAGCTCTTATAACAGCTGCTCCTCTAGCATGATAATAAGGATTAGTACCCTGTTTATAAGAGTTTTCATGTTCTTCATCTATTATAATTATACCAGGATTATTTAAAGGGGCAAAGATTGCCGATCTGGCGCCGATAACTATTTCAGCTTCACCATGATATATTCTTTGCCATTCATCATACCTTTCACCATCAGAAAGCCGGCTATGAAGCACAGCGACTTTATTTCCAAAATATGAATAAAAGAAATCAACCATATAGGGAGTTAAAGAAATCTCAGGGACTAACATTATTGCTCCCTGACCATTTTTAACAACTTTTTCTATCAATCTAAAATAAACAGCTGTCTTTCCACTTCCAGTTACACCATGAAGTAAAAATACACTATTTTGTCTATTATCAATAGATTGTGAAATATCTTGAAAAGCCTGAGCCTGTTCAGAATTAAGCTCAAAGTCAACCTTCTCATCTCTACCGGCAATCTTATATTCTGGTCTTCTTCTATTAATAACCTCTTCCCTTTCAATAAGACCCTTATCCTCCAATGAATAGAGAACATTTCTAGATGTAGAGGCTCTTTCAACTAATTCTGTAGCCTCTATAACTTCAAAATCAGAATCAACAAAAACCTTTAAAATTCTAGCTTGAGCCGGTGCTCTACCTTCGATTTCATCAATTTTATTTATTAATTCTCCATTCTGAAATAATGACTTATAACCAATTACCTTTTTATAAGCTCCCCCTGAACCATCAACTCCGGCAGGTAGAGCAGTCCTGATTAAACTTAAATAACTAGTAGAATAATAATCAGCAAGCAATCTTAAAGTTTCAAGCAACTCCTCTGTAAAAAGAGGCCTTGGATTAATTATTTTATCAATTCTTTTTACCTTATCTTCATCTATATCTATCTCTTTTGAAAAACCAACAATATATCCAGTTACTTTCTTTCTACCAAAGGGTACCCTTACAGACTGCCCTGGTTTATAATCAACAATCCCCTTTTCTTTTTCTGGTAGATAAGAGAAAGCTCCTCTATCACCAAGGTGAGGCACATCAACAATAATATCTATATAATTTTTGTTTATATCTATCAACTTTATCACCTCACCAGAAAAATTAAGTCACATAGAAAAACCGAAGAATCAAGCATTGTATTCTCCGGTTTAATCTCAATTATAATGAACTTTTTAATGCTTCAACCTTATCAGTCTTTTCCCAGGGTAGGTCAAGTTCTGGTCTACCAAAATGACCATAACAGGCAACCTGCTGGAAAATCGGCTCAGTTAAATTTAAATTCTTAATAATACTCCCTGGCCTTAAGTCAAAATGCTCTTTAACCAATTCAGTTAAACGTTCCTCAGATACTTTTCCAGTTCCAAAAGTATCAACCATGATAGATAATGGCTTAGCCACACCAATAGCATAGGATAGCTGAACCTCACATTTATCAGCAAGTCCTGCAGCCACAATATTTTTAGCAACATAACGTGCAGCATAGGTGGCAGACCTGTCAACTTTTGTGCCATCTTTCCCGGAAAAACAGCCTCCTCCATGTCTGGCAACTCCTCCGTATGTATCGACAATAATCTTTCTTCCAGTCAGGCCTGTATCGCCATGGGGGCCACCTATTACAAACCTGCCAGTTGGATTAATCAGATACTCTGTCTCTTCATCTAATAAATCTGCAGGAATCACTTCTTTTATAACATGTTTGATCAAATCTGTTTTTAAATCAGCCAGCTTCTTATCTGGATGATGCTGGGCAGAAACTACAACTTTATCAACTCTCTTTGGTTTATCATCTTCATATTCAACTGTAACCTGAGTTTTACCATCAGGTCGCAAGTAACCAAGCAATTTATTCTTTCTAACTTCAGCAAGCCTTTGAGCCAATTTATGGGATAAAGTTATCGGTAAAGGCATAAGTTCTGGCGTTTCATTGCAGGCATAACCAAACATTATACCCTGATCTCCAGCACCTAATTCTTCTTCACCGTTTTCTTCTCTTTCCCTGCTTTCTAAAGCAGTGTTAACTCCCTGAGCAATATCAGACGATTGTTCATCGATGGCAGTTAAAACAGCACAGGTTTCACCATCAAAACCATACTTAGCCCGATTATATCCAATATCAACAACTTTTTTTCTGGTAATATCAGTAATATCCACATAACAATCAGTAGTAATTTCTCCTGAAACCAAAACAAGTCCTGTAGTAACAAAGGTTTCACAGGCAACCCTGGCATCAGGATCGCATTTTAAAATTTCATCTAAAATAGCATCAGATATCTGATCAGCTACTTTATCAGGATGCCCTTCAGTAACAGATTCCGATGTAAAGAAATATTTATCAACCATAAAAATCTCCCTTCCAAATAAATATACAAATACTTAAAAATTATTCTAGCATAGAGGTAAATCTATGTCAATTAATTGCCACCTACTGACAGACTACCAATTAATAATGATGGTGAACCAATATGCCCTCTGCCTGGTGAGCCCATTTCTAAATCATTACCTATCCCAATAACATCTTTTAAGAGCTCAATAAAGTTACCAGAAATAGTTATCTGTTCAACAGGTTTAATAATCTCTCCATCTTCAAGCAAAAAGCCCTCTGCACTCAGGGAGAAATCTCCTGAAACCTGATTGGCACCGGCATGAAGCCCTGTAATATCAGTAACCAATAATATTCTTTCCTTCATCTTCTTGAGCTGATCATAACTTGTCTGACCAGGTTCAATATAAAGATTTGTTGGAGCAATTCCAACTGAGCTTTTATGGGAACTTCTAAAGGCATTACCAGTCGATTTAACACCTTCCCTGGCAGCTGCTTTTAAATTATATAAATAAGTTGTTAAAATTCCATTCTTTATAATCTCTTTTTTTCTGGTAGGGTAACCCTCAGAATCAAAAGGTGTTGATCTAAAACCCTCTTCCATAAAAGGATCATCAATCAGGGTTAAATCATCAACTGCAACTTTATCATCCAGTTTACCCTCAAATAAGGAGAGGCCTTTCTGGACATTCTCAGCAGATAAAGTTGAAGCAAAGGTCTGTAAAAGATCACCGGCAACATCCCGTCTCAATAAAACAGGATAATCGCCTGATTTAATTGAGCTAGCACCTAATAAAGAAACTGCCTCTTTAGCAACCTCTTCTGCCAATTCTACAGGATCAAACTCTGCAAATTTTCTTTTAACAACAACTTTACCACTTGATTTTTTATCAGTCTCATCAGCTGCCAGAACAGATAAATACATATAGGCAAGTTGACTGTTGTTGCTGAGCTCAAGCTCTGCAGTATTATCCATAACCTCTTCTAGCATCATATCGGAATACATACAATAATTAACTACTTCTATTCTATCATCATAATCATAAGCAGCCTGTTCTGCATTCTTTAAAAGCTCAATTTTATCATCAGGGTTAATTTCACCAAAATCATCGCTAATTATATTTAATTCCTGATATTCTGCTTTTTCAGTAAATATGACCCCTTCTTCTTTATCAACAATTTCAGCATTCTCTTTAGCTTTATTAACTAAAAAATCTATTTCTTCTTCTGAAATACTCTCTGTATAAGAAAAGCCCATTTTCCCCTGATAAATACCTCTAAAACCAATTCCATCATCATCATTAAGAGAATAATGATCAACCTCACCCTTAAAAACTCTGAGATCTATACTGGAATTTCTATTTCTATAAAGTTCAACCTCAGAAAACCCGGCAGCCTTAGCTTTTTCAAAAATTTTCTTTTTAAATTCCTTATATTCCATTTTATGACTGACCTCCTTCTCTTCCGCCAACTGTTAGTTCTGAAACCCTAATCATTGGCTGACCAACATTGGATGGAACAGCGCCACTAATCGAGCCACACATGCCCTGTTCATGGGCCAGATTATCTCCAACCATATCAATCTTTTTTAAAATATCTTCACCTTTACCAATCAGAGTTGCTCCTCTAACTGGCTCAGCAATTTTGCCATCTCTAATCAGATAACCTTCCTGAACATTAAAATTAAATTGTCCAGTAGAGGGGTCAACAGATCCGCCCCCCATTTTGCTGGCATAAAGGCCATAATCAACGCTATTTATAATATCATCTTTACTGCTCTCACCAGGGGCAATATAGGTATTGGTCATTCTGGAAGTAGGGGCATACTTATAACTCTCTCTCCGGCCAGAGCCAGTTGGTTCAGCACCCATTCTCCGTCCATTTAATCTATCAACTAAATAACCCTGGAGAATACCATCTTTTATTAAAACATTCTTCTGCATCGGGATACCCTCATCATCAAAGTTCTGTGAACCCCAGGCATTAGGAATAGTACCATCATCTATTGCTGTTACAACTTCACTGGCAATCTGGTCACCAACTCTATCAGCAAAAACAGATGTCTTTTTAGCAACTGAAGTTGCCTCCAGGCTATGCCCACAGGCCTCATGAAAAATAACTCCGCCAAAACCATTATCAATAACTACCGGCATCTTGCCTGCCGGAGCATAATCTGCCTTAATCATAGTAGCAGCTATTCTGGCAGCTTCTTCGGCATATTCTTCTATATCAATCGTATCATAAAACTCAAAACCCATATGAGCACCAGGAGCATAAAAACCGGTCTGCTTTTCTCCACCAATACTTGCTACAGCAGAGATTGCAAGCCTGGTCCTAACTCTCGCATCATTAACAAAGTCACCTTCAGAATTAATAAAGGTAATTTTCTGATTTTTATCAAAATAATTTATAATTGTCTGTTTAATAGAATCATCATAATTACTGGCGACCTGGTTAGCTTTATTCATTAAATCTAATTTTTCTGACTGACTAACCCTATCTGGTCTAATTTTAATAATATGATTATCCATCTCTCTAGCCGGCTCTAAATTGTCAGGTCTAAGAACCCTTTCAGATTTTAAAGCCTTAGCAGTATTTCTAGCCACCTTTAAAAGATTTTCCCGCTCAGTATTATTAGTATAGGCATAAATACCATTGAATTTATTGAAAATCCTTAAACCTAAACCGTAATCAGTCCCGCTTTTAGCTTCCTCAACATCTCCACCGATCATTTTAATACTATTAAGATATGATTTTTCAACAAATACCTCAGCATAATCCCCGCCTTCATTAAGGGCGGCATCTATAACTTCGAGCAAAATATTTTTATCTATCATTAATTTTTCCCCTTTCCACTACTCATAGATCTATAAAACAGATAAGCACCTGCTGCTATCAACACAATACTTATCAACCTGGCAACCTGGAAATTTCCTAAATAAAGACTATCCATCCTTAAATCCTCAATCACAAACCTTCCGATTGAGTATCCAATCAAATAAATTCCTAAAACCCGACCTGGTTTATAATATTTACTCTTGAATAGAACGATCATAATCACAAAAACTACTAAATTCCAGATAGATTCATATAAAAATGTCGGTTGGTGATAGACACCATTTATATACATTCCCTCCTGGATAAATTGAGGCAACCAGCTCAATGTCTCCTGGGATACAACCTGGCCATAGGCCTCCTGATTAATAAAATTACCCCAGCGACCAATACTCTGGCCTAAAATAAAAGCAGGGGCCAGAATATCTACAGTGATTAAAAAATCAAAATTCTTCTTTTTAGTAAAAAAATAAGTGAAAATAAGTCCGGCAATCATACCACCATGGATGGCCAATCCTCCACCTCTAACATTAAACATCTCAGCTGGATTGTCTTGATAATATGGTAGGTTAAATAAAATAAAATAAAGTCTGGTACCAACCAGACCAATTGGAAGACCTAGCAACAGAAAATCTATCCAATCTTCAAAATCATAACCTTTAGATTTTCCTAGCCAGGTAACAACACCTAAACCTAAAATTATTCCACTAACAATAAAAACTGCATACCACATAATTGGTACTGGGCCAATTTGAAAAGCTACTCTATCCATATTATTTCACCACTTTATAAAAAAGATTTTAATTCATCAAGAATTATATCAGCAATCTCTTTTTTATCCCTGATAGCAACCTGATATTCAAACTCCTCGTTTAAAATTAAGACCCTATTATTCCTGCTGGCAAACCCAACATTTTCATCAGCAATATTATTAGCAATTATTAAATCAAGACTCTTTTCTAAAAGTTTTCTTCTTGCATTAACTTTTAAAGCTTCAGATTCAGCAGCAAACCCGACTAATTTTTGACTTCCTTTAATCTTATTTAACTCATTAATAATATCCGGTGTCCTGGTCAGTTCAATCATCAAATTTTCATCATTCTCTGATTTCTTAAGCTTCTGTTCCGATATCTCAATCGGTCTATAATCTGAGACTGCCGCTGCCATGATGCCGGCATGAACCTCAGGAAAATATTCAACTGCTGCCTCTGCCATCTCCTGAGCAGATTTAACATCAATCAACTGAACCCCTTCAGGTGGATCAAGCTCAGTTGGTCCTGAGATAAGAACTATTTCAGCTCCTCTAGCCTTTGCTCTCTTAGCAATAGCATAACCCATCCTGCCAGTAGAACGGTTTGATAAAAACCGGACTGGATCTATTGTTTCTCGGGTAGGCCCTGCAGTAATCAGCAATTTTTTACCTGATAAATCTTTAGGTGTAAGCATATCTTTAACTGCGGCAACCAATACATCTGGTTCAGGTAATCTCCCGCCACCTTCATAGCCACAAGCCAGATAACCACTATCAGGTTCTAATACAATAAAACCTTTATCCTTTAAAATTTCAAGGTTTTTCTGAACCACAGGGTTATTGTACATATTGACATTCATAGCAGGGGCAATCATAACATCTGCCCTGGTTGCCATTAAAATTGTCGATAGTAGGTCATCACCGATACCACCGGCTAATTTTGCAATAAAATTTCCAGTAGCAGGACCAATCAAAAATAAATCTGCCCTATCTGCCAGAGAAATATGCTTAACATCTCTATTTGCAGGAGGTGTAAACATTTCAGATTCAACTGAATTATGGGTTAACGATTGAAAGGTTAAAGGACTGATAAATTCCTTTGCTGATTCAGTCATTATTACATCAACATTATAACCTTCTTTTGTCAGACTACTGGCTACATGAGCCATCTTGTATGCTGCAATCCCACCTGTAATCCCTAAAATAATATTAGGACGCATCTACCCACCTCCTTCTATCTATCTATTTTATACTATCTTCACTAATTTTTTTGTAATGTATTTTACCCAACTGAATTTCCTCTAAACTCTTTGTAACAGGCTTATTACCTTTATAATTATCAAGTAAATCCTTGCCACCCTGATTTAAATTTCTTGCCCTCTTAGCTGCCATAACAATTATAGTGAATGGACTATCAGCCTGACCTTTAAGATCTTCAAGTGATGGTCTAGCTATCATTATTATCTTGCCTCCCTTTCTTTTCTTTCTCAATTATTTCAATAATCCGCTCTGCAGCAGAATCAACTTTATCATTAACAACTTTGTAATCATAATCATCAGATTCAGTCATCTCAGACCTGGCATTTCTCAGCCTGATCTCCATATCGGCCTTACTTTCAGAATCACGTTTCTCTAATCTATTTTTTAATTCATCAAAAGATGGCGGTGTTAAAAAGATATAGACTGCATCTCCAAAACTTTTCCTAACCTGTCTGGCACCATTTATATCAATCTCTAAGATAATATCTCTGCCCTCATCTAAAGCTTCCTGAACAAATTTCTTAGGTGTACCATAAAAATTGCCATGAACGCATGCTGATTCAATAAACCCATCATTATCTTTATGCTTTTTAAATTCACTAGTTGAAACAAAATAATAATCTTCTCCGTTAACCTCACCAGGTCGTGGTTCTCTCGTTGTCATTGAAACTGAATATTCAACATCTTGATATTTATCAAAAACTCTGTCAAGCACAGTTCCTTTACCAACACCTGAGGGGCCAGAGAGAACAAATAAAATACCTTTAGACATAAGTACACCCCTTGCCATGCTAATAGTATTATTCTTCATCTTTTTTATTATCTTCCAATCTATGTGAAACAGTTTCAGGCTGAATAGCAGATAAAACGACATGATCACTATCAGTTATAATAACAGCCCTAGTCCTCCGACCATAGGTAGCATCAATCAACATACCCTTTTCTCTTGCTTCCTGAATTATTCTTTTGATTGGAGCAGATTCCGGGCTGACTACAGCAATAACCCTATTCCCTGCCACAATATTTCCAAATCCAATATTAATCAACTTAACCGACATCTCTCTACCTCCTAAGATTTATGTAAAATCGCTTTTTATCAATGATATCATAGTACCCTGAAATTTACAAGATTAATAAAAACTCTAGATTGACGAATCACCTTAATTAAACTATACTTAATTAAGAGGTGATAAATATGGCAATCGACGGAATAATGCTGGCTAATTGCCGGCACGATTTAAATGATAAATTAATTACTGGCCGAATAGATAAGATCTATCAGCCAGAAAAGACATTTTTAACTATTTTAATCCGAAATAATAACCAGAATTATAAATTACTTTCTGTAATAGATCCAAGACAATCAAGAGTCCATCTTACCGATTTAAGCTTTGATAACCCAAAAAAACCCCCTACTTTTACAATGGTTATGAGAAAACACCTAACCTATGGGGTAATCAAAAAGATAGAACAGCCTGGCTTTGAAAGAATCTTAAAAATAACTATAGAAAATAATAATAAAACTTTCTACCTCTACCTGGAAATTATGGGTAGATATAGTAATGTTATATTAACTGACCAGGAACATATAATCCTTGATGCCCAGAAAAGAATGGGACCAGATAAAAACTCAGCCAGAACTTTAATGCCAAAGGTCAAATACGAATTCCCGCCTCCCCAGGATAAAATTGATCCCCGGGAACTCAAGCAGGAAAACTGGGAAAAATTAATTAGCGAAGATATTGAAAAAAATCTACCCAGGGCTATCCTTAACAATATCCAGGGTTTCGGGCCTGATTCGACTAAAGAAATAGTCTATCGGGCTGGAATTGATTTAGAAAAAAATTATTCTGAATTGAATCAAAAAGAAAAAAATAAATTGCTGGATCAACTCTTCAGCTGGATAGATGCAATTGAAACCGGTGGTTTCCAACCGACAGTCGGTTTTGATAAAGAAGAAAAATTTAAAATCATTTATCAATCAGCTTTCCCATTAACTTATCTAAAAGCTTTAGAAGGGGTTGAATATAAAACCTTTGAAAACTCTGGTAAACTTTTTGATTTCTTCTATCAGGAACATATAATAAAAAGAGATCTGGCCAGGGAGAAAAAGAGATTACAGGATATTATCTCAAATTATCTGGATAAAAATAGCCGCCAGCAGAACAAGGTCAGAGGTAAATTAGAACAAAGTAAACATGCCGATAAATATAAACGAAGAGGAGAACTCCTTAAATCCCAGATCCACAAGATTGATAAAGGGGCCTCTGAAGTTAAGCTAATCGACTATTATAGTGAAGACCAGCCAGAAGTCAAAATTCCGCTGGATTCTGATAAATCCCCTGCTGAAAATGTCAGGCGACTATTTAAAAAATATAATAAACTAAAAAAGAGCCGCTCACACCTTGTCAAACAACTGGCCAAACTCCGGCATGAAGATAAATATCTTCAAAATGTAGAGTTAGAATTAAGTCAAGCAGAAACCGAAGAAGAACTCTCAGAGATTGCTGAAGAATTAAAGGAAGAAGGCTATATCAAAAAGAATAAACAAAAATCTAAAGATAATAATAAACTTCCTCCAAGAAAATATATCTCAGCAGATAATTATCAAATCTTAGTCGGTAGAAATAACCGACAGAATGATCACTTAACAAAAAAAGTGGCCAACCAGGACGATATCTGGGTCCATACTAGAAAAATTGCCGGTTCCCATGTAATCATCAAACGGGATACTGATAAACCAGTTCCAGAATCTACAATCTATGAAGCAGCACTCCTGGCAGCTTATTTCAGCAAAGCCAGAGAGTCAGAAAATGTTCCTGTTGATTATACTAAGGTAAAAAATGTCAACAAACCTAAAGGAGCTAAACCAGGTATTGTCTATTATGAAAATCACCAGTCAGTCTATGTTACCCCTAATGAAGAAGAATTAAAGCAGATACTTAAACGCACCGCCGAGCAGAGTAATTAAAATAGATAGATAGACAATTATATTACCATATTGCTGATAAACTGTCGGTTCCCTCCCTGGAGCCGGCAGTTCTATTTCTATTACAGAACTTTCCACTATCTCCTGATAACGACCATCTGGCAGGACATAGCCATCAATTGCCTTATTGCCTGCTTTAACAACTGGCATCCTGGTCTCAACAGCTCTCAATCTGGCAGATTGCCACATCTGAGTCTGAAGATTGCCATCACCAAACCAGGCTTCATTGGAAGGGTTTACGATAAATTGATGTTGACTCAATTCAGCATAATCTGCTGACCTATGCAAAATCTCAGAACAGGTTAAAACTCTAAAAGAAGCTTCAATACCCTCAACCTCAATCTCAAAATATTCTGGTTCCTGACCTCTGGTGATTGAACCCCAGTTTCTACCGGTAAAGAATTCTGCAACTCCAACCAGAGGAATAAATTCACCAGGAATCAAATCTATCTTATCATATCTACCTAGAATCTCATATTCATTATCCAGTAAAAACATACTATTATATGATTCAGTCGGTTCATCCCTGATAGCCTGGCTACCAAGTAAGAGATAGCCATTTAATTCAGTCAAATCCTGAAACATATTTCTATAATAGCCATTTCTAGGATAATCAAAGGTCAGTGCAGTCTCTGGCATAATAACCAGCTCGGCACCATTTGCATAGAGTTGATTGGCCTCTTCAGCAATTAACTCAGTAAATTCTTCAATATTCTGGCCCTGCCATTTCTCCTCCTGGGGAATTTCAGTCGCAATAATTCCAATATTAATTAGTTGACCGGTCTCAAACTGACTATTTTCTAGCCTATCCAGGGCCTGACCGCTAAAGTAACCTGAAGCCAGAAAAACAATTAGAATTAACAATAAATACCTTAATCTTCTAACAGTAAATAATTTATAAATCAATCCATTAATTAAAACTACAATAAAAGATAATAAGAATATTCCACCATATTCAGAAAGCTGCAAAAACCGATCAAAACCAGTCTGAGTCAAACCTAAATTACCAAAGGGGTAATACGGGAAAATAAAATTTATCAAATACTCAAAGGCTACCCAGCTTCCTGCCAGCAGCAGTAAAGAGGCTCTCTTTTTACTTCCTCTTTCAATGAATTTATAGCCAAGTGACCATAAACCCATATTCAAACCAGATAAAGTAAATAAAATCATCAAGAAAATAATTACAAGGGGAAATGGCAGTCCACTAAAATCATTTATAGGATGATATAACCAGTAGCTGGCCCCAACTGCCAGGGTAATACCCAGGACCCAGCCATAAACCAGCACCTGCTTATAATCACTTAATCTTTTCATAACAATAATAGTCGGCACCAGTCCAAACCAGGCAAGCCAGTAAAGCTCTGGATTTCCCAGTGGCAGAGTCAATAATATTCCACTTAAAATCACTAATAAGATCAATTTAATTACCCCCGTTTTTTAAAGCAGTTCGGCTTCCAAACCTTCTCTATTTTTAATATGAATTTTTCTACCTATATTTTCAATTAGATCATCATCCTTTAACTGACTTAGATTCCGGCTCACAGTCTCCCTGGTTAGCCCTAGATAATTGGCCAGTTGTTGCTGGCTCATCTCTTCTAAAGCAACATCATCTTCAGAGGACATTTCCAGAAGTGCTTGAATAATTTTGCTCTTTGAATCTAAAAGGGCCAGGCTCTCAATCCTGCTCTGGGAAAAATAAAGTTTATCAGCCATGGTTTTAAGCATACCCCAGCCAATCTCAGGATGCTGAAGAAAATACTCCTTAAAATCATCCCGCTTTAAAATACTTAACCTTGAATCTTCAAGACAGATAGTATTTGCCGGATATCTTTCATGGCCAAATAAAATAACCTCACCAAAAACTTCACCTGGCTCAATAAATTTAACAATATGCTCCTTACCATCAGGAGAGGTCCTGGTTATCTTTACCTTGCCTTCCCG
Encoded proteins:
- a CDS encoding TldD/PmbA family protein, coding for MEYKEFKKKIFEKAKAAGFSEVELYRNRNSSIDLRVFKGEVDHYSLNDDDGIGFRGIYQGKMGFSYTESISEEEIDFLVNKAKENAEIVDKEEGVIFTEKAEYQELNIISDDFGEINPDDKIELLKNAEQAAYDYDDRIEVVNYCMYSDMMLEEVMDNTAELELSNNSQLAYMYLSVLAADETDKKSSGKVVVKRKFAEFDPVELAEEVAKEAVSLLGASSIKSGDYPVLLRRDVAGDLLQTFASTLSAENVQKGLSLFEGKLDDKVAVDDLTLIDDPFMEEGFRSTPFDSEGYPTRKKEIIKNGILTTYLYNLKAAAREGVKSTGNAFRSSHKSSVGIAPTNLYIEPGQTSYDQLKKMKERILLVTDITGLHAGANQVSGDFSLSAEGFLLEDGEIIKPVEQITISGNFIELLKDVIGIGNDLEMGSPGRGHIGSPSLLIGSLSVGGN
- the priA gene encoding replication restart helicase PriA, encoding MIDINKNYIDIIVDVPHLGDRGAFSYLPEKEKGIVDYKPGQSVRVPFGRKKVTGYIVGFSKEIDIDEDKVKRIDKIINPRPLFTEELLETLRLLADYYSTSYLSLIRTALPAGVDGSGGAYKKVIGYKSLFQNGELINKIDEIEGRAPAQARILKVFVDSDFEVIEATELVERASTSRNVLYSLEDKGLIEREEVINRRRPEYKIAGRDEKVDFELNSEQAQAFQDISQSIDNRQNSVFLLHGVTGSGKTAVYFRLIEKVVKNGQGAIMLVPEISLTPYMVDFFYSYFGNKVAVLHSRLSDGERYDEWQRIYHGEAEIVIGARSAIFAPLNNPGIIIIDEEHENSYKQGTNPYYHARGAAVIRARENGIPVVLGSATPSLESYYFAMEEQYQYLTLKERAGDGAMPDIDLIDMRGEIEAGNYGLLSNKLVDSIKQRLANNEQVMLFLNRRGYASFILCQECGEAIKCPSCDITLTYHKGINKLQCHYCDYHVHVPKKCPACSSDLLQDFGSGTERLETVIKDKFPAASVARMDVDTTGKKNSHKEILNKVDNGEIDILVGTQMIAKGHDFHNITLVGVLGTDLMLNLPDFRSSERTFQLITQVSGRAGRGKKKGQVYIQTYNPSHYALQAVLSSDWNDFYEKELEIRSKLFYPPFSRLVRILFKAETEGLIMKLVSELKDFLENKYDKEFYYLGPVEAAISKLRGKYRWHILCFFPGIKERRRFLPDIKAKIYELISNKLDVSVDVDPISML
- the metK gene encoding methionine adenosyltransferase translates to MVDKYFFTSESVTEGHPDKVADQISDAILDEILKCDPDARVACETFVTTGLVLVSGEITTDCYVDITDITRKKVVDIGYNRAKYGFDGETCAVLTAIDEQSSDIAQGVNTALESREREENGEEELGAGDQGIMFGYACNETPELMPLPITLSHKLAQRLAEVRKNKLLGYLRPDGKTQVTVEYEDDKPKRVDKVVVSAQHHPDKKLADLKTDLIKHVIKEVIPADLLDEETEYLINPTGRFVIGGPHGDTGLTGRKIIVDTYGGVARHGGGCFSGKDGTKVDRSATYAARYVAKNIVAAGLADKCEVQLSYAIGVAKPLSIMVDTFGTGKVSEERLTELVKEHFDLRPGSIIKNLNLTEPIFQQVACYGHFGRPELDLPWEKTDKVEALKSSL
- the gmk gene encoding guanylate kinase, with the translated sequence MSKGILFVLSGPSGVGKGTVLDRVFDKYQDVEYSVSMTTREPRPGEVNGEDYYFVSTSEFKKHKDNDGFIESACVHGNFYGTPKKFVQEALDEGRDIILEIDINGARQVRKSFGDAVYIFLTPPSFDELKNRLEKRDSESKADMEIRLRNARSEMTESDDYDYKVVNDKVDSAAERIIEIIEKEKKGRQDNNDS
- the rpoZ gene encoding DNA-directed RNA polymerase subunit omega, which produces MIARPSLEDLKGQADSPFTIIVMAAKRARNLNQGGKDLLDNYKGNKPVTKSLEEIQLGKIHYKKISEDSIK
- the coaBC gene encoding bifunctional phosphopantothenoylcysteine decarboxylase/phosphopantothenate--cysteine ligase CoaBC → MRPNIILGITGGIAAYKMAHVASSLTKEGYNVDVIMTESAKEFISPLTFQSLTHNSVESEMFTPPANRDVKHISLADRADLFLIGPATGNFIAKLAGGIGDDLLSTILMATRADVMIAPAMNVNMYNNPVVQKNLEILKDKGFIVLEPDSGYLACGYEGGGRLPEPDVLVAAVKDMLTPKDLSGKKLLITAGPTRETIDPVRFLSNRSTGRMGYAIAKRAKARGAEIVLISGPTELDPPEGVQLIDVKSAQEMAEAAVEYFPEVHAGIMAAAVSDYRPIEISEQKLKKSENDENLMIELTRTPDIINELNKIKGSQKLVGFAAESEALKVNARRKLLEKSLDLIIANNIADENVGFASRNNRVLILNEEFEYQVAIRDKKEIADIILDELKSFL
- a CDS encoding TldD/PmbA family protein is translated as MIDKNILLEVIDAALNEGGDYAEVFVEKSYLNSIKMIGGDVEEAKSGTDYGLGLRIFNKFNGIYAYTNNTERENLLKVARNTAKALKSERVLRPDNLEPAREMDNHIIKIRPDRVSQSEKLDLMNKANQVASNYDDSIKQTIINYFDKNQKITFINSEGDFVNDARVRTRLAISAVASIGGEKQTGFYAPGAHMGFEFYDTIDIEEYAEEAARIAATMIKADYAPAGKMPVVIDNGFGGVIFHEACGHSLEATSVAKKTSVFADRVGDQIASEVVTAIDDGTIPNAWGSQNFDDEGIPMQKNVLIKDGILQGYLVDRLNGRRMGAEPTGSGRRESYKYAPTSRMTNTYIAPGESSKDDIINSVDYGLYASKMGGGSVDPSTGQFNFNVQEGYLIRDGKIAEPVRGATLIGKGEDILKKIDMVGDNLAHEQGMCGSISGAVPSNVGQPMIRVSELTVGGREGGQS
- the lgt gene encoding prolipoprotein diacylglyceryl transferase, with protein sequence MDRVAFQIGPVPIMWYAVFIVSGIILGLGVVTWLGKSKGYDFEDWIDFLLLGLPIGLVGTRLYFILFNLPYYQDNPAEMFNVRGGGLAIHGGMIAGLIFTYFFTKKKNFDFLITVDILAPAFILGQSIGRWGNFINQEAYGQVVSQETLSWLPQFIQEGMYINGVYHQPTFLYESIWNLVVFVIMIVLFKSKYYKPGRVLGIYLIGYSIGRFVIEDLRMDSLYLGNFQVARLISIVLIAAGAYLFYRSMSSGKGKN